In a single window of the Anaerocolumna cellulosilytica genome:
- a CDS encoding glycoside hydrolase family 28 protein → MDIQVIYQGIRNIVFELQKEGVYETTEYEVFLNNEPVLKSSKIVESIYGLKPDTSYTLYLKRGEERSGEITFTTVKESFTLNVKDFGAKGDGIKDDTQFIQAAICSCPEGGRVFVPKGIYKITSIFLKSNLVLEIGKGAILSALTDRGLFPVLPGLIESYDETQEYNLGSWEGNPLDSFASILTGIKAENVVICGEGTIDGCAGFDNWWKNPKDKNIAFRPRMIFLNHCRNVTVTGITVQNSPAWNIHPYFSQDLRFLDIKVLGPANSHNTDGLDPESCENVEIAGCYFSVGDDCIAVKSGKIYMGRKFKVSSKGIHIRQSLMQDGHGAITLGSEIAAGVYDFSVTDCIFRDTDRGLRVKTRRGRGNDSVLDNILFENIKMDHVKAPFVVNSFYFCDPDGKSQYVSSKEKLPVDDRTPSIKSLIFKNIQCENSHYAGAYVYGLPEKKIESLVMENVSISYAENATTGVAAMMIGCEPTCRQGIYLNNIQKVVLKNVTVTGCTGEAVECQEVDELKRF, encoded by the coding sequence ATGGACATTCAAGTAATATATCAAGGGATAAGAAATATTGTTTTTGAGCTTCAAAAAGAAGGGGTTTACGAGACTACTGAATACGAGGTATTTTTAAATAATGAACCTGTACTAAAAAGCTCAAAAATAGTAGAATCCATATATGGGTTAAAACCGGATACCAGCTACACCCTTTATTTAAAAAGAGGGGAAGAACGCTCGGGGGAAATCACCTTCACAACAGTAAAGGAGTCATTTACCTTAAATGTAAAGGATTTTGGTGCAAAAGGCGATGGCATAAAAGATGATACGCAGTTTATCCAGGCAGCCATCTGCTCCTGCCCGGAGGGAGGAAGAGTTTTTGTCCCGAAAGGAATTTATAAGATTACCAGCATCTTTTTGAAGAGCAATCTTGTGCTAGAAATAGGTAAAGGTGCAATTTTATCAGCATTAACAGACAGAGGGTTATTCCCGGTTTTACCCGGGCTTATTGAAAGCTATGATGAAACGCAGGAGTATAATTTAGGAAGCTGGGAAGGAAATCCTTTAGACAGTTTTGCATCTATTCTAACGGGAATTAAGGCGGAAAATGTTGTAATCTGCGGAGAGGGAACAATTGACGGTTGTGCCGGATTTGATAACTGGTGGAAAAATCCCAAAGATAAAAATATTGCTTTTCGTCCTCGTATGATATTTTTAAATCATTGCAGGAATGTTACAGTTACTGGAATTACGGTACAAAATTCCCCGGCTTGGAATATTCATCCTTATTTTTCACAGGATTTAAGATTCTTAGATATTAAAGTCTTAGGGCCGGCTAATTCTCATAATACCGATGGTTTGGATCCGGAATCTTGTGAAAATGTAGAGATTGCCGGTTGCTATTTTTCAGTCGGTGATGATTGTATTGCTGTTAAATCAGGGAAGATATATATGGGTCGTAAATTTAAAGTATCATCAAAGGGTATCCATATCCGCCAGTCCTTAATGCAGGATGGTCACGGTGCAATCACTTTAGGAAGTGAGATAGCGGCTGGTGTTTATGATTTTAGTGTGACAGATTGTATTTTCAGAGATACAGACAGAGGTTTAAGAGTTAAGACCCGTAGAGGTCGTGGAAATGACTCCGTACTTGATAACATACTTTTTGAAAATATTAAAATGGATCATGTAAAAGCGCCCTTTGTTGTAAATAGTTTTTATTTTTGTGATCCAGATGGTAAAAGTCAATATGTGTCCTCTAAGGAGAAGCTCCCGGTAGATGACAGGACCCCAAGTATTAAAAGTCTTATATTTAAAAATATCCAGTGTGAGAACAGTCATTATGCCGGTGCTTATGTATATGGTCTGCCGGAGAAGAAAATTGAATCACTGGTGATGGAAAATGTAAGTATCTCCTATGCAGAAAATGCTACAACGGGAGTAGCTGCCATGATGATTGGGTGTGAACCAACCTGTAGACAGGGTATTTACTTGAATAATATTCAGAAGGTAGTTCTAAAGAATGTAACGGTAACCGGATGTACAGGAGAAGCTGTAGAATGCCAAGAAGTAGATGAACTTAAACGGTTTTAA
- a CDS encoding energy-coupling factor ABC transporter permease, translating to MNVKQKRIIGLLAVFAAVFSVAPAAKAMHIMEGYLPVKYCIAWGILCIPFLAAGFFSLKKTVADHRKAIIILSMCGAYAFVLSALKIPSVTGSSSHPTGTGLGAILFGPSVMSILGILVLLFQAVLLAHGGLTTLGANTFSMAIAGPFISYGIYKLATKCKVNRLVAVFMAASIGNLATYCITSLQLALAYPSQTGGMFESLVKFMGIFAVTQVPIAIIEGIITAMVVSALETYAKPELSEIGFLRGGQKA from the coding sequence TTGAACGTTAAACAAAAAAGAATTATTGGGTTATTGGCAGTTTTTGCAGCAGTATTTTCTGTTGCACCTGCGGCAAAGGCAATGCACATTATGGAGGGATATCTGCCGGTAAAATACTGCATTGCATGGGGGATTCTATGTATTCCTTTTTTGGCGGCCGGTTTCTTTTCCCTAAAGAAAACAGTAGCTGACCATCGAAAAGCAATCATTATTTTATCTATGTGCGGTGCTTATGCTTTTGTGCTTTCTGCATTAAAAATCCCATCAGTAACAGGAAGCAGTTCCCATCCTACAGGAACCGGACTGGGCGCGATTTTATTTGGTCCAAGTGTCATGAGTATCCTTGGTATTCTGGTGTTATTATTTCAGGCAGTTTTACTAGCACATGGAGGACTTACTACCTTAGGTGCTAATACTTTTTCCATGGCTATTGCTGGTCCTTTTATATCCTATGGAATCTATAAACTTGCAACAAAATGTAAGGTAAATCGTTTAGTGGCAGTATTTATGGCTGCATCAATCGGGAATCTGGCTACCTATTGTATCACTTCCCTGCAATTAGCGCTGGCTTATCCTTCACAAACAGGAGGAATGTTTGAATCTCTTGTTAAATTTATGGGAATCTTCGCAGTTACCCAGGTACCGATTGCAATTATCGAGGGAATTATAACTGCCATGGTAGTTTCTGCTTTGGAAACCTATGCAAAACCGGAGCTTTCTGAAATAGGCTTTTTAAGAGGAGGGCAAAAGGCATGA
- the cbiQ gene encoding cobalt ECF transporter T component CbiQ, with translation MLYIDKLSYSSALRSTSPYVKAIFAVSTLLFCVLLHSYMFSLLVILLMGGLTVFLSGASLTYYGRLLRMPLAFLLLGTVTIVFSFTKDTEATGIIHIMGYTLVATKAALLYGLNLILTALGAVSCLYFLILSTPFTDLLLVLKAVHCPEILLELLLLIYRFIFLLYDMGEKLDCAVKSRLGNRSLKTAIPAVAGVFQMLFIGSIRKSLKLYDAMESRCYDGKIQVLTKKYTTSVKEISLLVLWEISMVIICLLQRRIF, from the coding sequence ATGTTATACATAGATAAATTATCATATTCGTCCGCATTACGCAGTACAAGTCCTTATGTGAAAGCTATTTTTGCTGTTAGCACTCTTTTATTCTGCGTCCTATTACATTCCTATATGTTTTCCCTGCTTGTGATTTTATTAATGGGAGGTCTCACTGTGTTTTTAAGTGGGGCTTCTCTTACCTATTACGGAAGATTGCTTCGTATGCCTCTAGCTTTTTTGTTACTTGGTACCGTAACGATAGTGTTCTCATTTACTAAAGATACAGAGGCTACAGGAATAATTCATATCATGGGGTACACGCTTGTAGCTACAAAAGCTGCCTTATTGTATGGGTTGAATTTAATACTAACCGCCTTGGGAGCGGTGTCCTGCCTGTACTTTTTGATTCTATCAACACCCTTTACAGATTTGCTGTTGGTACTGAAGGCGGTTCATTGCCCGGAAATACTATTAGAGTTATTGTTATTAATATACCGCTTTATTTTTCTGTTATATGATATGGGTGAGAAATTAGATTGTGCAGTAAAAAGCAGATTGGGCAACAGAAGTTTAAAAACAGCAATTCCCGCGGTGGCGGGAGTATTTCAGATGTTGTTTATTGGCTCCATAAGGAAATCATTAAAACTCTATGATGCCATGGAATCCCGGTGTTATGATGGAAAAATACAGGTACTTACCAAGAAATATACTACTTCTGTAAAAGAAATCAGTCTTTTAGTGCTATGGGAAATTAGCATGGTTATAATATGTTTGCTGCAAAGGAGAATATTTTGA
- a CDS encoding glycoside hydrolase family 88/105 protein, which translates to MDNRKADIMNQEKIKEYLKYYLDHFTSAKKKKWNYEDGCVLLGVIQIYKTLKEPYLKDFVIDYLEEYITEDGTILFYDKEMYNIDCICTGRALFFAYEETENVKYLNAIGKLKEQIASHPRTKSGNFWHKKIYPNQVWLDGLFMAQPFYIMWETKLGKKENYADIVNQFKNVRTFLFDEEKKLYYHGYDETKSMPWADAKTGRSANFWLRAMGWYVLALVDTMEEMSEQIFEYYKELSILFKEAIRGLLPFMDNETNLFYQVIDKPSVKENYLETSGSAMIAAAILKACRLKVLLAEKYQHIGNDILNSLVDMKLTKEGDKPVLKDICQMAGLGPGQDRDGSVEYYLSEPIVMDDHKGTGAFFMAYGQWLLLQS; encoded by the coding sequence ATGGATAATAGAAAGGCTGACATTATGAACCAGGAAAAAATCAAAGAATATCTGAAATATTATCTCGATCATTTTACCAGTGCTAAGAAAAAAAAATGGAATTATGAGGATGGCTGTGTATTGCTGGGTGTTATCCAGATTTATAAAACACTTAAGGAGCCCTATCTGAAAGACTTTGTTATAGACTATTTAGAAGAGTATATTACAGAGGATGGAACAATCCTTTTTTATGATAAAGAAATGTATAATATAGATTGTATCTGTACCGGCAGGGCTTTGTTCTTCGCTTATGAGGAAACTGAAAACGTAAAATATCTAAACGCAATTGGAAAACTTAAGGAACAGATTGCGTCTCATCCAAGAACCAAGTCGGGTAATTTCTGGCATAAAAAGATATATCCTAACCAGGTATGGCTGGACGGGCTTTTTATGGCACAGCCTTTCTATATAATGTGGGAGACTAAACTTGGAAAAAAAGAAAATTATGCGGATATCGTAAACCAGTTTAAGAATGTAAGAACGTTCTTATTTGATGAAGAGAAAAAACTGTATTATCATGGATATGATGAGACAAAAAGCATGCCTTGGGCAGATGCTAAGACAGGCCGTTCGGCTAATTTCTGGCTACGTGCTATGGGGTGGTATGTTCTTGCGTTAGTGGATACTATGGAGGAAATGTCAGAACAGATTTTTGAGTATTACAAAGAATTAAGTATCTTGTTTAAAGAAGCCATTCGTGGACTGCTTCCCTTTATGGACAATGAAACGAATCTATTTTATCAGGTAATTGACAAGCCATCCGTGAAGGAGAATTATCTGGAGACATCTGGCTCGGCCATGATTGCAGCAGCTATTTTAAAAGCCTGCCGTTTAAAAGTACTATTGGCTGAAAAATACCAGCACATTGGTAATGATATTCTGAATTCTCTTGTAGATATGAAGCTGACAAAAGAAGGAGATAAGCCAGTGTTAAAAGATATCTGCCAAATGGCAGGGCTTGGACCTGGACAGGACAGAGACGGAAGTGTAGAATATTATTTATCTGAACCTATAGTCATGGATGACCATAAAGGAACAGGTGCATTTTTTATGGCCTATGGACAATGGCTTTTATTACAAAGTTAA
- a CDS encoding sirohydrochlorin cobaltochelatase, translating into MNKKAILVVSFGTSHQDTRERTIDEIEKSMEQAFPSYNIYRAFTSKMIIQILKKRDNLFIPTVTEAMEQMYKAGIEEVIIQPTHILNGIENDCMIEEVKQYLSYFRSVKLGAPLLTETEDYEAVIKGLAAEVDRLNIENTNEDEAVVFMGHGSDHYSNTSYTALQYMLWDFDYRDIYVATVEAYPYLDTIIKHLKGKKYRKITLMPFMIVAGDHARNDMAGEEEDSWKVILEKEGYEVECLLKGLGEYSCIREQLISHAKEAVELKQSLKVKQTVE; encoded by the coding sequence ATGAATAAGAAAGCAATTTTAGTGGTTAGCTTTGGCACCAGTCATCAAGATACCAGAGAGCGGACCATAGATGAGATAGAAAAAAGTATGGAGCAGGCTTTTCCTTCGTATAACATATACCGTGCATTTACCAGTAAGATGATTATACAGATATTAAAGAAAAGAGATAATCTTTTTATACCGACAGTAACAGAAGCTATGGAGCAGATGTATAAAGCAGGTATTGAAGAAGTAATTATCCAGCCAACGCATATATTAAATGGAATTGAAAATGACTGTATGATTGAAGAAGTGAAACAATACCTTTCATACTTTCGTTCCGTAAAATTAGGAGCTCCGCTTTTAACAGAGACAGAGGATTATGAAGCGGTTATAAAGGGACTTGCAGCAGAAGTAGATAGATTGAACATAGAGAATACGAATGAGGATGAAGCAGTTGTATTTATGGGACATGGATCGGATCATTATTCTAATACCAGTTATACCGCGCTTCAATATATGCTGTGGGATTTCGATTATAGGGATATTTATGTGGCTACGGTAGAAGCCTACCCCTATCTGGATACCATTATTAAGCATTTAAAGGGAAAGAAATACCGTAAAATCACTCTAATGCCTTTTATGATTGTTGCTGGTGACCATGCTAGGAATGATATGGCGGGAGAAGAGGAAGATTCCTGGAAGGTTATATTAGAAAAAGAAGGTTACGAAGTGGAATGTCTCTTAAAGGGATTGGGAGAATATTCATGTATCCGCGAACAACTTATCAGCCATGCTAAGGAGGCAGTGGAGTTAAAGCAGTCTCTCAAAGTAAAGCAGACAGTAGAATAA
- a CDS encoding energy-coupling factor ABC transporter substrate-binding protein has protein sequence MKIKTAVVLLIVCVVIAVVPLMLIKDSEFGGADDAASETISQILEVEEYTPWASPVYEPPGGETESLLFCLQAALGAGVFGFGIGVLKERKKSRKEA, from the coding sequence ATGAAAATAAAAACAGCAGTAGTTTTACTGATAGTATGTGTAGTGATTGCAGTCGTTCCTCTTATGTTGATCAAGGACTCTGAATTTGGAGGGGCAGATGATGCAGCTTCTGAAACTATCAGTCAGATATTAGAAGTAGAGGAATATACACCTTGGGCGTCCCCAGTATATGAGCCGCCCGGTGGCGAAACAGAGTCTTTGCTGTTCTGTCTGCAAGCAGCTCTTGGAGCAGGTGTCTTCGGATTTGGAATCGGTGTTTTGAAGGAGAGGAAAAAAAGCCGAAAGGAAGCTTAA
- the cobI gene encoding precorrin-2 C(20)-methyltransferase has product MSVLYGVGVGPGDPELLTLKALRVIKESDMIAIPAEDKASCTAYNIVKQALPEIEDKPCLFIVMPMTKDKSILEEYHDKGAGMLKDELEAGKKIAFLTLGDPTVYSTYMYLHKRLITEGYEAEVISGIPSFCAVAARLADSLAENSEKLHIIPGSYSLETALSLSGTKVFMKTGKKLKELKQQLKEYGLQASMVENCGMEGEKVYRSLEEIPEEAGYFSLLIVK; this is encoded by the coding sequence ATGTCAGTATTATATGGAGTTGGTGTAGGGCCAGGAGACCCTGAGCTGTTAACCTTAAAAGCATTGAGAGTAATCAAGGAAAGCGATATGATAGCGATTCCGGCAGAAGATAAAGCCTCCTGTACGGCTTATAATATTGTAAAGCAGGCATTACCGGAAATAGAAGACAAACCTTGTCTTTTTATTGTAATGCCAATGACAAAGGATAAGAGTATACTGGAAGAATACCATGACAAAGGAGCCGGTATGCTGAAGGATGAACTTGAGGCCGGAAAGAAGATTGCTTTTCTCACCTTAGGAGACCCCACGGTATATTCAACTTATATGTACTTGCATAAAAGGTTAATCACAGAAGGATATGAAGCAGAGGTTATAAGCGGTATCCCTTCTTTTTGTGCTGTAGCGGCAAGATTAGCGGATAGCCTGGCAGAAAATTCGGAAAAGCTACATATTATACCTGGGTCTTACTCACTTGAAACAGCTCTAAGTTTATCCGGTACCAAAGTTTTTATGAAAACCGGCAAAAAGCTGAAAGAGTTAAAGCAGCAGTTAAAGGAATACGGCTTGCAGGCTTCTATGGTGGAGAATTGCGGTATGGAGGGGGAGAAGGTGTATCGTTCTTTGGAAGAGATACCAGAAGAAGCCGGTTATTTTTCTCTTCTGATAGTAAAGTAG
- a CDS encoding energy-coupling factor ABC transporter ATP-binding protein has protein sequence MSILSIEHISYSYEDGTKALKDVSFSVEPGEKTAFIGANGSGKSTTFLCLNGILKPQAGRILYKDKPISYSKKELLSLRSKVGIVFQEPDNQLFAASVVQEISFGLFNMKLPRCEIEKKVEAIVDYMGITPFAQKPVHLLSGGQKKQVALADILVMEPEVLLMDEPVSALDPVHTVMLHEKITELPKEGITIIVSTHDLDFALQWADKIVVFHQGLILKSGSPEEIFMDKELLVQAELIQPKVIELYTELTERGVLRENLPVPKDFQILKNYMIEAYYAKI, from the coding sequence TTGAGTATTTTATCAATTGAACATATATCCTATTCTTATGAGGATGGTACTAAAGCACTAAAAGATGTTAGTTTTTCCGTAGAACCAGGTGAAAAGACAGCTTTTATCGGAGCCAATGGTTCCGGTAAATCCACCACCTTTTTATGTTTGAATGGGATATTAAAACCTCAAGCCGGAAGGATATTATATAAGGATAAACCCATATCCTATTCGAAAAAGGAATTACTTAGCTTAAGGAGTAAAGTTGGAATCGTATTCCAGGAACCGGACAATCAGTTATTTGCTGCAAGTGTAGTTCAGGAGATATCATTTGGTTTGTTTAATATGAAACTGCCAAGATGTGAAATAGAAAAAAAGGTAGAAGCAATAGTGGACTATATGGGGATTACCCCTTTTGCACAAAAACCCGTACACCTTCTTAGCGGTGGGCAGAAAAAGCAGGTTGCTTTAGCGGATATACTGGTTATGGAGCCGGAGGTATTATTAATGGATGAGCCGGTTTCTGCTCTTGATCCCGTACATACGGTAATGCTTCATGAAAAAATTACAGAACTCCCCAAGGAGGGAATTACTATTATTGTTTCCACCCATGATTTAGATTTTGCGCTGCAATGGGCAGATAAAATTGTAGTGTTTCATCAGGGCTTAATTCTAAAGAGTGGTTCTCCAGAGGAAATTTTTATGGACAAAGAGTTACTTGTACAGGCGGAATTGATACAACCAAAAGTAATCGAATTGTACACGGAATTAACAGAACGGGGCGTGCTGCGGGAAAACCTGCCAGTTCCTAAGGATTTTCAAATATTAAAAAATTATATGATAGAGGCTTACTATGCAAAGATATAA